One window of Hymenobacter sp. BRD128 genomic DNA carries:
- a CDS encoding urease subunit beta, giving the protein MHLAPKDLDKLVLHQAGVVAQKRYARGLRLNYPEAAALLATQLLEFIRDGESVAALMDKGKQLLGLADVLEGVADLLHEVQVEGTFPDGTKLVTVHQPICREHGSPELALYGSGLSRTAPAAAPVPAAAPGEYLLADGDIILNENRPVIELEVLNRGDRPVQVGSHYPFFETNPGLDFDRAAAFGYRLHIPAGTAVRFEPGERKRVQLVALAGERRVYGGNGWIDGPLDEAGKQ; this is encoded by the coding sequence ATGCACCTCGCCCCCAAAGACCTCGACAAGCTGGTGCTGCACCAGGCCGGCGTAGTGGCCCAGAAGCGCTACGCCCGCGGCCTGCGCCTCAACTACCCCGAGGCCGCCGCCCTGCTCGCCACCCAGCTGCTGGAGTTTATCCGCGACGGCGAATCGGTGGCCGCGCTCATGGACAAGGGCAAGCAGCTCCTGGGCCTGGCCGACGTGCTGGAGGGCGTGGCCGACCTGCTGCATGAGGTGCAGGTAGAAGGCACCTTCCCCGACGGCACCAAGCTCGTGACCGTGCACCAGCCCATTTGCCGCGAGCACGGCTCGCCCGAATTGGCGCTCTACGGCAGTGGCCTCAGCCGCACGGCCCCGGCCGCTGCGCCGGTGCCCGCCGCCGCGCCGGGCGAGTACCTGCTGGCCGACGGCGACATTATCCTGAACGAAAACCGCCCCGTTATCGAGCTGGAGGTGCTGAACCGGGGCGACCGGCCGGTGCAGGTGGGCTCGCACTACCCCTTCTTCGAAACCAACCCGGGGCTGGACTTCGACCGGGCGGCGGCGTTTGGCTACCGGCTCCACATCCCGGCCGGCACGGCGGTGCGCTTCGAGCCGGGCGAGCGCAAGCGCGTGCAGCTCGTAGCGCTGGCCGGCGAGCGCCGCGTGTACGGCGGCAACGGCTGGATTGATGGCCCGCTCGATGAAGCCGGCAAGCAGTAG
- a CDS encoding type II toxin-antitoxin system HicA family toxin, with translation MKSSELFRRLTKNGWYKIAQSGSHIKLAHATKKALTRSGCIEFPLHGSAEVGKGLAAVLLKQAGLK, from the coding sequence GTGAAAAGCTCCGAGCTCTTTCGCCGGCTGACTAAAAATGGCTGGTATAAAATTGCTCAATCAGGCAGCCACATCAAACTGGCGCACGCTACCAAGAAAGCACTCACCCGGAGCGGCTGTATTGAGTTTCCCTTGCACGGCAGCGCCGAGGTCGGTAAAGGGCTAGCCGCCGTGCTGCTGAAACAGGCGGGCCTGAAATAG